A single window of Metallosphaera hakonensis JCM 8857 = DSM 7519 DNA harbors:
- the rtcA gene encoding RNA 3'-terminal phosphate cyclase gives MIEIDGSFGEGGGQILRTCLTLSSLLGKPFRIRGIRSNRENPGLQAQHLASVRLMKMLTDARVKGDYLGSTELEFEPGPIREGEFSIDVGTAGSVSLVAVTAIPIMINRRIALRIRGGTDVPLAPPIDYMRLVFLEVLEMAGIKGEIEVVRRGHYPQGGGEVIVKEFRGNLEEFSFNEFGDLKEISGISHSTSLPTHIARRQIDGAREILADLNVPLKVIEDVTTPGSKGTGIVLVARGKSIMGSSNLGEKGVMAETVGRIAAQELVRELRSGGAVDSHMSDMLVTFSAMANVDYTGSILTPHVETNVQVVKKFINAELSLQGRSPFRLKSRVQAR, from the coding sequence ATGATAGAAATAGATGGGTCTTTCGGTGAAGGAGGAGGGCAAATTCTACGAACATGTTTAACCCTGTCGTCTCTCCTTGGAAAGCCTTTCAGGATCAGAGGAATTAGGAGTAACAGGGAGAACCCAGGTCTTCAAGCGCAACATTTGGCCAGTGTAAGGCTAATGAAGATGTTGACTGATGCCAGAGTTAAGGGAGACTATCTGGGCTCAACGGAACTTGAGTTTGAGCCCGGTCCTATTAGAGAGGGTGAATTCTCTATTGATGTGGGGACAGCAGGGAGCGTGTCCCTTGTCGCAGTTACCGCTATTCCGATCATGATCAATAGACGAATAGCCCTAAGGATTAGGGGAGGGACTGACGTTCCCTTGGCTCCTCCAATTGATTATATGAGACTGGTCTTTCTTGAAGTTCTTGAGATGGCAGGAATTAAAGGGGAAATTGAGGTTGTGAGACGAGGTCATTATCCTCAAGGTGGAGGCGAGGTAATAGTGAAGGAATTCAGAGGAAATCTTGAGGAGTTTTCATTTAACGAGTTTGGTGACCTAAAGGAGATATCGGGTATTTCCCACTCGACGTCATTGCCGACACATATTGCCAGGAGGCAAATTGATGGAGCTAGGGAAATCCTTGCAGACCTCAACGTTCCGTTAAAAGTCATTGAGGACGTCACAACTCCCGGAAGCAAGGGGACAGGAATTGTATTGGTTGCACGTGGAAAATCCATAATGGGGAGTAGTAACCTTGGGGAGAAGGGAGTTATGGCTGAGACCGTGGGTCGCATAGCAGCTCAAGAGTTGGTCAGAGAGCTAAGATCTGGAGGGGCAGTAGATTCCCACATGAGTGACATGTTAGTTACTTTTTCAGCTATGGCTAACGTTGACTACACAGGTTCTATCCTTACACCGCACGTGGAAACTAACGTTCAAGTAGTGAAGAAGTTTATCAACGCCGAACTCTCATTGCAGGGTAGAAGCCCCTTTAGACTTAAGAGCAGGGTTCAGGCTCGGTGA
- a CDS encoding NTP transferase domain-containing protein: MKLPSAVVMAGGKGTRLSPLKPVLKVCEKPMIWWVVEIAKEFANNVYVATVKGHPAERELWSIHSRVIYTSGLGYENDVIEALSSVELPALVLPSDVPFISRQAIETLLNQCKASICTLICETSFIGVSLWNQMRLNDYQDIPFPQRIINVNTQEDLQEINKLCHDKSP, encoded by the coding sequence ATGAAGTTGCCCAGTGCAGTTGTGATGGCAGGAGGCAAGGGAACCAGACTGTCACCCTTGAAGCCCGTATTAAAGGTCTGTGAAAAGCCCATGATATGGTGGGTGGTTGAGATTGCGAAGGAATTCGCCAACAATGTATATGTGGCCACAGTTAAAGGGCATCCAGCTGAGAGAGAACTCTGGAGTATCCACTCTAGAGTGATATACACCAGTGGATTGGGATATGAGAACGACGTAATAGAAGCCCTGTCCTCGGTGGAACTACCCGCTCTTGTTCTACCTTCCGACGTTCCTTTCATATCTAGGCAAGCAATAGAAACCTTGTTGAATCAGTGCAAGGCATCAATCTGTACCCTCATTTGTGAAACATCTTTCATAGGTGTAAGTCTATGGAACCAAATGAGGCTCAATGACTATCAGGACATCCCTTTTCCCCAAAGAATAATAAACGTAAACACTCAAGAGGACCTTCAGGAAATAAATAAATTGTGCCATGACAAAAGTCCTTGA
- a CDS encoding ParA family protein, with the protein MIVTVINQKGGVGKTTTAVNLAYVLSKQKNVGLLDMDPEGGTSFSFGIRRDKKEYGIGDKSVNIFNIEVFPAHLGLLKLELGGEVEDVVKSVKSVAENFDVLVIDTPPNLGTLAVASMISADKVVSPVTPQPLAIEAVRNLDSRLQSLEKKAIAFASMSKRPLELDLKAVKFVQLSIPPSKLFSESSRLGVPASRYEEIKLKRPRVGRLYEELAKVALSE; encoded by the coding sequence TGACAGTTATTAATCAGAAAGGTGGAGTAGGAAAAACAACCACGGCTGTTAATCTAGCCTACGTCTTATCTAAGCAGAAGAACGTTGGACTTCTAGACATGGACCCGGAAGGAGGAACTTCCTTCTCCTTTGGGATACGAAGAGATAAGAAAGAGTATGGGATAGGAGACAAAAGCGTGAACATATTCAACATTGAGGTGTTTCCAGCACATCTCGGGCTCTTAAAACTGGAGCTTGGAGGAGAGGTTGAAGATGTGGTAAAGTCCGTGAAGAGCGTTGCAGAGAACTTTGACGTCCTTGTAATAGATACACCTCCAAATTTGGGTACACTGGCAGTGGCTTCGATGATTTCAGCGGATAAGGTCGTCTCCCCCGTAACTCCTCAACCTCTAGCTATCGAGGCTGTAAGAAACCTAGACTCCAGGTTACAGAGTCTAGAGAAGAAGGCTATCGCGTTCGCCAGCATGTCCAAGAGACCGCTGGAGTTAGATCTCAAGGCCGTAAAGTTCGTTCAGTTATCAATACCCCCATCCAAACTCTTCTCTGAATCCTCTAGACTTGGGGTTCCGGCGTCTAGATATGAGGAAATTAAATTGAAGAGACCTAGGGTTGGAAGGCTTTACGAGGAGCTTGCCAAGGTGGCACTTAGTGAGTGA
- a CDS encoding NAD(P)/FAD-dependent oxidoreductase → MDRVIIVGGGNGGTVVANRLSGKGLDVTVIEPLDYHLYQPGMVDYVLGEETEESIVRTLDSLLPVKRMKGRVTKVDVENHSVFMGDERVEYDYLVLAPGVISKRLEGSYGWHTLEEGKKLREDVSNFSGKSIVVGYSGVIKCPAAPFEFSFLLKEKFPKAQVTLLNPVTNPPEIQRPMAEAFGKKSKELGIEVKRGFKIARIDQASKVIESDSGEKVSYDLALIDPPVKVGEEFKDLTDQSGFIPVDRSTLRYRNYDNVYVIGDANNILTPPKTGSKAHYEAKIVADNIIASVKGGERKNYDGSAICAVYASSKKGYLIRMNFEKSNIYGASPLFYEMKKMFTHMYWASLRGFFP, encoded by the coding sequence ATGGACAGAGTTATCATTGTTGGAGGAGGAAATGGAGGGACTGTAGTGGCAAACAGGCTTAGCGGGAAAGGCTTAGACGTCACTGTAATCGAGCCTTTAGACTACCATCTTTATCAACCAGGAATGGTTGATTATGTACTGGGGGAAGAGACTGAAGAGTCTATAGTTAGGACTCTAGACTCCTTACTTCCCGTGAAAAGGATGAAGGGAAGAGTGACGAAGGTAGACGTTGAAAATCATTCAGTCTTTATGGGAGATGAAAGGGTAGAGTATGATTATCTCGTTCTAGCTCCTGGCGTAATCAGTAAAAGACTCGAGGGAAGCTATGGTTGGCATACCCTTGAAGAAGGAAAGAAGTTGAGGGAGGATGTTTCTAACTTCTCTGGTAAGTCTATTGTTGTCGGCTATTCGGGGGTTATAAAATGCCCTGCTGCCCCATTTGAGTTTTCCTTCCTATTAAAGGAAAAGTTCCCCAAAGCTCAAGTTACGCTTCTTAATCCAGTAACGAATCCTCCTGAGATTCAAAGACCCATGGCGGAAGCCTTTGGGAAGAAGTCTAAGGAGCTTGGAATAGAGGTCAAACGTGGATTCAAAATAGCTAGAATAGACCAAGCGAGTAAGGTTATTGAGTCTGACTCAGGTGAGAAGGTATCCTATGACTTGGCTCTAATAGACCCTCCAGTGAAAGTCGGTGAGGAGTTTAAGGATTTAACCGATCAATCTGGTTTCATCCCAGTGGATAGGAGCACATTGAGGTACAGAAATTACGATAACGTCTATGTAATAGGTGACGCTAACAATATCCTGACTCCGCCGAAAACTGGATCCAAAGCCCATTACGAAGCAAAGATAGTTGCGGATAACATTATTGCAAGTGTCAAAGGTGGGGAGAGAAAGAACTATGATGGGAGTGCCATATGCGCAGTATACGCTAGTTCCAAGAAAGGATACCTGATTAGAATGAACTTTGAGAAAAGCAATATATACGGAGCTTCACCATTATTTTACGAAATGAAGAAAATGTTCACTCATATGTACTGGGCCTCATTAAGGGGATTTTTCCCTTAA
- a CDS encoding glutamine synthetase family protein: protein MSRTDLMETLKSGRIDYVRVEFIDLLGHVRGRSLRRAEFEKVMSTNQGVPYAESLVMLDYLDRPMRTKYEDMLAIPDPQSFVIIPYLERTARVLSFLFSPDGTPLKYCTRSLLQRAISRLEEHGLRLETSFEPTFYLLKDDQNGMEPSDQGKAFSPEGLMDQQGFLKDVIKYLELVGVQVEMINKHYGPGQYEITFSSSDAMVSSDYLITAREVIRDVAKLYNKVATFMPKPFSNTPGSSMDIYLRLVKTDGSDAMLDSNDPKGIGLSKTAYSFFSGILEHLGSILAIASPTINSYKRFKELITPNLGGMGTERHFLLRIPSNVKESKSIEFRLADPLTNSYLLLAAIILSGIDGIERGLDIEINNVVTTIPRDIREALNNLERDGTLKYSLGEDLVRLFLELKAREIEDYESFITQWERDAYLKAGW, encoded by the coding sequence TTGTCCAGGACAGATCTCATGGAAACACTCAAGTCAGGCAGGATAGATTACGTTAGGGTTGAGTTCATAGACCTTTTGGGTCACGTAAGAGGGAGATCGCTGAGAAGAGCCGAGTTTGAGAAAGTCATGAGCACGAATCAAGGCGTACCCTATGCTGAATCTCTGGTCATGTTAGATTACTTAGATCGTCCCATGAGGACAAAGTACGAAGATATGTTGGCGATTCCAGATCCCCAATCGTTCGTTATCATTCCTTATCTAGAAAGGACAGCTAGGGTCCTCTCATTTCTATTTTCACCGGATGGAACCCCATTAAAGTACTGTACAAGAAGTCTCCTTCAAAGGGCAATCAGCAGACTCGAGGAGCACGGATTGAGACTTGAGACCTCCTTTGAACCCACCTTCTATCTCCTTAAGGACGACCAAAACGGAATGGAACCATCAGATCAAGGCAAGGCCTTCTCTCCTGAGGGTCTTATGGACCAACAGGGCTTCCTGAAGGACGTTATAAAGTACCTCGAATTGGTTGGAGTTCAGGTTGAAATGATCAATAAACACTACGGACCTGGTCAATACGAGATCACATTTTCTTCGAGCGACGCCATGGTATCCTCAGACTATCTCATAACTGCTAGGGAAGTAATACGTGATGTTGCCAAATTATATAACAAGGTAGCGACTTTTATGCCGAAACCCTTCAGTAATACGCCAGGGAGTAGTATGGACATATACCTTCGTTTAGTTAAAACAGATGGTTCTGATGCAATGCTGGATTCAAACGACCCTAAGGGAATAGGACTCAGTAAGACAGCGTATTCGTTCTTCAGCGGTATACTGGAACATTTGGGTAGCATATTGGCCATAGCATCGCCTACCATAAATTCCTACAAAAGGTTCAAGGAGCTGATAACTCCCAATTTGGGAGGTATGGGAACCGAGAGACACTTCCTCCTTAGAATACCTAGCAACGTGAAGGAAAGCAAGTCCATTGAGTTTAGGCTTGCTGACCCCTTGACAAATTCTTACCTGCTATTGGCGGCTATCATTCTCTCTGGCATAGACGGGATAGAAAGGGGATTGGACATCGAGATCAACAACGTTGTAACAACTATACCGAGGGACATTAGGGAGGCGCTAAATAACCTGGAGAGGGACGGTACCTTAAAGTATTCCTTGGGGGAGGATCTTGTGAGGCTATTCCTAGAATTAAAGGCTAGGGAGATTGAGGACTATGAATCTTTTATCACCCAATGGGAAAGAGACGCTTATCTAAAGGCAGGATGGTAA
- a CDS encoding DNA polymerase IV (Dpo4; involved in translesion DNA polymerization; belongs to Y family of polymerases; does not contain proofreading function) — translation MIVLFVDIDYFFAQVEEVLNPSLRGKPVVVCVYSGRTEDSGAVATSNYVARKLGIKAGMPIVKAKELGKDAVFLPMRKELYQEISNRVMEIISKYGESLEVASIDEAYLDITNKVSNFSEAEILARKLKEEILEKEKLRVTIGIGPNKVLAKIIGDKSKPNGLGVVTPEDVSRFIDELDISDVPGIGKITEGVLRKTGINKLADIRKFSLEELSKLVGRSRSIYLISLANNTYREPVKPRELTHKGRYLTLTENTRDIRIIMPFLKRALSEAYGKIQGIPMEIYVVAIMEDLDIVSKGRSFKFGITQDLALRTAEDLLRKILDTDTRKIRRVGVRLGKILRSSTLEDFFH, via the coding sequence ATGATTGTATTATTTGTTGATATTGATTACTTCTTTGCCCAAGTAGAGGAGGTTCTGAATCCCTCGCTCAGGGGAAAACCTGTGGTCGTATGCGTGTATTCTGGGAGAACGGAGGACAGTGGGGCGGTAGCCACATCAAATTACGTTGCAAGGAAACTGGGAATTAAGGCAGGTATGCCCATAGTTAAGGCAAAAGAGTTAGGGAAAGACGCGGTTTTCCTTCCCATGAGGAAGGAGCTGTACCAGGAAATATCAAATAGGGTCATGGAGATAATATCGAAATATGGCGAATCCCTTGAGGTAGCCAGCATAGACGAGGCCTATCTGGATATAACTAACAAGGTTAGTAATTTCTCTGAGGCCGAAATCCTAGCCCGCAAACTGAAGGAGGAAATCCTAGAAAAAGAGAAACTTAGGGTCACGATAGGCATAGGGCCTAACAAGGTTCTCGCTAAAATAATCGGGGATAAGAGTAAACCGAACGGATTAGGAGTGGTCACTCCAGAGGACGTATCCAGGTTCATAGACGAGCTGGACATATCGGACGTGCCTGGAATAGGAAAAATAACAGAAGGTGTACTGAGAAAAACTGGAATAAATAAGTTGGCCGATATTAGGAAGTTTAGCCTTGAGGAGTTATCTAAACTCGTAGGGAGGAGCAGATCGATCTATCTCATAAGTCTTGCTAACAACACTTACAGAGAACCGGTCAAACCTAGGGAGTTAACTCATAAGGGGAGGTACCTCACGTTAACGGAGAACACCAGGGATATTAGGATTATCATGCCCTTTCTCAAGAGGGCCTTAAGCGAGGCCTATGGAAAGATACAGGGAATTCCCATGGAGATATACGTCGTGGCCATAATGGAAGACTTGGACATCGTGAGCAAGGGTAGGAGCTTCAAATTCGGCATCACTCAAGATTTAGCTTTAAGGACAGCCGAGGATTTGCTAAGGAAAATTCTCGATACCGATACCAGGAAAATTAGGAGAGTTGGAGTGAGACTAGGTAAAATACTAAGGTCTTCAACTCTAGAGGATTTCTTCCACTGA
- a CDS encoding alcohol dehydrogenase catalytic domain-containing protein: MLAAVLTEFGKPLSLVEVPNPSNSMKVGATGLCHGDLHILLGEWSWDIRLSLPIILGHEIAVVKEGKTYLVYNARGCGNCKACKSGNPQYCERLNVIGVHRDGGFAERVDVSDLLLAPVNGSPAETAPLADAGVTAVSSVHGIIEGDRVGVLGTGAVALLSVQLLRNIGAEVWVVGRNQAKLKKAKELGADELVFSKGEYSTDLSGSVGLRKFDFILDYVGSDNTLRELPWLLERTGELRVVGEFGGELKISEQLLVLRGLRIRGVLYGTYQDLLKAIKFYEAGKLKTLALPYSLKEINTAISDLMEGKIVGRAVIYPDSDEFG; this comes from the coding sequence ATGTTAGCGGCTGTTCTCACGGAGTTCGGCAAGCCCTTAAGCCTAGTGGAAGTACCTAATCCCTCCAATTCAATGAAAGTGGGAGCTACGGGGCTATGCCACGGTGACTTACATATTTTGTTGGGTGAATGGAGTTGGGACATCAGACTGTCATTACCCATTATTTTGGGGCACGAAATAGCAGTGGTCAAAGAAGGCAAGACCTACCTTGTATATAACGCTCGTGGATGTGGTAACTGCAAAGCCTGCAAATCAGGTAATCCGCAATACTGCGAGAGACTCAACGTTATAGGAGTCCATAGGGACGGAGGGTTCGCTGAGAGAGTGGACGTCTCAGATCTACTCCTAGCGCCGGTTAATGGGTCTCCCGCTGAGACCGCCCCTCTCGCAGACGCAGGAGTTACAGCGGTTAGCTCAGTCCATGGTATAATTGAGGGTGATCGAGTGGGAGTATTGGGAACGGGGGCCGTTGCACTTCTTTCAGTTCAGCTTTTGAGAAACATAGGGGCAGAAGTCTGGGTAGTCGGTAGAAACCAAGCCAAGTTAAAGAAGGCCAAGGAATTAGGGGCTGACGAGCTGGTGTTCTCTAAAGGGGAGTACTCCACGGACTTATCTGGATCAGTCGGTTTACGGAAGTTTGATTTTATACTCGACTATGTGGGGAGCGACAATACGCTGAGGGAACTTCCCTGGTTGCTTGAAAGGACAGGAGAACTCAGAGTTGTGGGAGAGTTTGGGGGAGAATTGAAGATCTCAGAACAACTCTTGGTTTTGAGGGGACTTAGAATAAGGGGGGTCCTCTATGGTACCTATCAGGATCTACTAAAGGCTATTAAGTTCTATGAGGCCGGTAAGCTAAAGACACTGGCTTTACCTTACTCCCTCAAAGAGATAAACACTGCAATCTCGGATCTCATGGAGGGGAAAATAGTGGGTAGGGCTGTTATATATCCGGACTCTGATGAATTCGGCTGA
- a CDS encoding DUF1614 domain-containing protein gives MDRIIIISPVRGLIFPVYLILSLILLVISISYFRDLLVYAGFPPSLGYALAVEISFLSLALSPVNVVVKEFENPVIVPEYDVMYVFGFPIYVPRLERSRVKTLFAFNIGGAIIPLLLSITLLILMPEKIFVLIDILVLILISKVFSKVVNGVGVVMNPLIAPVFSVLLSYILFFHEPILVPMSAYVSSVIGTLVGADLLNTKKILEARPQIISVGGMGTFDGIFISGLLSIFLGQLLISL, from the coding sequence TTGGATAGAATCATAATAATCTCGCCCGTAAGGGGGCTAATCTTTCCCGTATATCTCATCTTAAGTTTAATTCTGTTAGTTATATCGATAAGTTACTTTCGAGATCTACTTGTTTACGCTGGTTTTCCTCCGAGCCTCGGTTACGCTTTAGCTGTGGAAATCTCGTTTTTGAGCTTGGCGTTAAGCCCAGTAAACGTAGTTGTTAAGGAATTTGAGAACCCTGTGATTGTGCCTGAATATGATGTGATGTACGTGTTTGGATTTCCCATTTACGTCCCGAGGTTGGAGAGATCTAGAGTGAAGACTCTTTTCGCATTTAATATTGGTGGCGCCATAATCCCTCTTCTCCTGTCGATAACCCTTCTTATTCTAATGCCAGAAAAAATATTTGTCTTAATTGACATTCTCGTCCTAATTTTGATATCGAAGGTATTCTCTAAGGTCGTAAACGGAGTGGGAGTTGTAATGAACCCACTAATTGCGCCCGTATTTTCCGTTCTATTGAGTTACATCCTTTTCTTTCATGAGCCCATATTAGTCCCAATGTCGGCTTATGTAAGTAGCGTTATAGGCACTTTAGTTGGAGCTGACTTACTTAATACAAAGAAGATTCTAGAGGCTAGACCCCAGATAATAAGTGTGGGAGGTATGGGGACTTTCGATGGGATTTTCATTTCAGGCTTATTATCCATATTTTTAGGTCAACTCTTGATCTCACTTTAA